One window from the genome of Pyrus communis chromosome 16, drPyrComm1.1, whole genome shotgun sequence encodes:
- the LOC137719454 gene encoding uncharacterized protein yields MCMTNIKESLFPIERRPRMLLKDFLGENSNSCSSSGFISFPRQLPSNPSNAPKTQNSCSENTTTISRKLLRSRSRAAWTTISAFHSLMNAVKNMPFTAVKPPSFLPRSLSRRLLQSKQNSPRSSRKQGSQSQVQITVRVKDIIRWTSFRDEKLPPPPPLDYVSSPLHCTSSTTITGSTTTCTTCSSNSSSNGSSWCDSDFTSEFLQPWGGNSDPDYQEDSKKYSPCVGRDSMEATSGTGSYAALGPKVELPLCDEEDEQHSPVSVIGFQFGEDEDSSFSSNFDQSLANMERTKEMLMQKIKLFESLVTVDPINLDTSMSFEERTNFEEDDETAERAMELLNHCKASCSDLKSWELELVEDQLLFDFFREEMSAQRNKKEDGFNREMISKARAWMSGDWGSLEHNKEACVRDMHEGRRWNKFEFEQEELGLEIEIALSEYLVDELLLDLLSR; encoded by the exons atgtgCATGACTAACATCAAAGAAAGCCTTTTTCCAATAGAGCGCAGGCCAAGAATGCTTCTCAAAGATTTCCTCGGTGAAAATTCTAACTCATGTTCTTCAAGTGGTTTCATATCATTTCCAAGACAGTTACCATCCAATCCAAGCAATGcccccaaaacccaaaattcatGTTCAGAAAATACCACTACCATTTCCAGAAAACTACTCAGAAGCAGATCAAGGGCTGCCTGGACCACAATCTCAGCATTCCACTCTCTCATGAATGCAGTTAAAAACATGCCATTTACCGCGGTAAAACCCCCCTCGTTTTTACCTAGAAGCCTCTCAAGGAGGCTGCTGCAGTCAAAACAGAACTCACCAAGATCATCAAGGAAGCAAGGTAGTCAAAGCCAAGTCCAAATTACCGTGAGAGTCAAAGACATCATACGGTGGACATCCTTCCGCGATGAGAAGttgcctccacctccacctttgGATTATGTTTCTTCACCTCTGCACTGTACCTCAAGCACCACCATAACAGGCTCCACCACCACATGTACTACGTGCAGTAGTAATAGCAGCAGCAATGGGTCGAGCTGGTGTGACAGTGATTTTACCTCGGAATTTTTACAGCCTTGGGGTGGCAACTCTGACCCTGACTATCAGGAGGATAGTAAAAAATATTCACCATGTGTCGGCAGGGATTCCATGGAGGCTACATCAGGGACAGGAAGTTACGCCGCATTGGGACCCAAG GTTGAGCTGCCACTGtgtgatgaagaagatgagcaGCACAGCCCAGTTTCAGTGATTGGTTTTCAATTTGGGGAAGATGAAGACTCGTCATTTTCAAGTAATTTTGATCAAAGCCTGGCCAATATGGAGA GGACAAAAGAAATGCTTATGCAAAAGATCAAGCTCTTTGAGAGTCTTGTAACAGTGGATCCTATCAACTTAGACACATCAATGTCGTTCGAAGAAAGAACCAACTTTGAAGAAGATGACGAAACAGCAGAAAGGGCAATGGAGCTGTTAAATCATTGCAAAGCAAGCTGCTCAGACCTAAAGAGCTGGGAGCTGGAACTAGTAGAAGATCAACtattgtttgatttctttagagaagaaatgagtgctcaaagaaataaaaaagaagatggGTTTAATAGGGAAATGATTAGCAAAGCAAGAGCTTGGATGAGTGGGGACTGGGGATCACTAGAGCACAACAAGGAAGCTTGTGTGAGAGATATGCACGAAGGAAGGAGGTGGAACAAGTTTGAGTTTGAGCAAGAGGAGCTGGGTTTGGAAATAGAGATTGCCTTGTCAGAGTATTTGGTGGATGAGCTTTTGCTTGATCTCTTATCAAGATAA